Proteins from one Candidatus Binatota bacterium genomic window:
- a CDS encoding FKBP-type peptidyl-prolyl cis-trans isomerase, with protein MKKVDFLKLVTVFGVAALLTISGCTNKQADVPGEADNAADEAEADAAPANTVTTDSGLVYEVLEAGDGPKPGPADSVTVHYRGTLLDGKEFDSSYSRGKPATFGVSRVIKGWTEALQLMGVGSKWKLTIPPELAYGKRGAGRDIGPDETLVFEVELLKIN; from the coding sequence ATGAAAAAGGTAGATTTTTTGAAGTTGGTGACCGTGTTCGGTGTCGCAGCCCTGCTGACGATAAGCGGTTGCACCAACAAGCAGGCCGATGTGCCCGGCGAGGCCGACAATGCGGCTGATGAAGCCGAGGCTGATGCAGCACCGGCCAATACCGTGACCACCGACAGTGGACTGGTCTACGAGGTACTCGAAGCCGGTGACGGACCCAAGCCGGGGCCGGCGGACTCGGTGACGGTGCACTACCGCGGCACGCTGCTCGACGGCAAGGAGTTCGACAGCTCCTACTCGCGCGGTAAGCCAGCCACCTTTGGCGTCAGCCGGGTTATAAAAGGATGGACCGAAGCCCTTCAGTTGATGGGTGTGGGGTCTAAGTGGAAGCTGACGATCCCGCCCGAACTGGCCTACGGCAAGCGTGGAGCCGGCAGAGATATAGGCCCGGACGAAACCCTGGTGTTCGAAGTCGAGCTGCTGAAAATCAACTGA
- a CDS encoding aldehyde dehydrogenase family protein, translated as MAIVEEVGRGSSGRRRLSLKNPATMEELGVIEVSTADDVNAAAEAARAAQPAWARVSLKDRAALVQKAVKVIVRRSEEIAATSMSETGRTAQETLAMEVLAACDALTWAAKRAPRVLRDRRRWMHLLGPMKSLHLLHRPLGVVGVITPWNGPFILSVNPVAQALLAGNAVLLKPSEVTPNTGALVGSIFEEAGLPPGVLQVLPGDGETGAALVDADVDKISFTGSVRTGRKIGEACGRRLIPCTLELGGKDPAIVCADANLDRAAAGTVFGACMNAGQVCMAVERIYVVEDIYDEFVDKVVEYCSSITPGGDADMGPIIWPPQLEVIESHLADALEKGATVVLGGGRVKDIDGLYFEPTVVTGVTHDMALMKEETFGPVVAVMKVSGEEEALRLANDSDYGLSSSVWTGDKRKGLALARQIESGSACVNDSEIVYGVTEAPFGGLKQSGVGSVNSESGLLGYSHLMPVVIDRFNNDREQMWYPFDAKGADGMRKAINFLWNTPIGRWLS; from the coding sequence ATGGCGATAGTTGAAGAAGTAGGGCGGGGATCCTCGGGAAGGCGGCGCTTGTCACTCAAGAACCCGGCCACGATGGAGGAACTCGGTGTCATCGAGGTGAGCACGGCTGACGACGTGAACGCCGCGGCAGAGGCTGCCAGGGCCGCACAACCGGCCTGGGCCCGGGTGTCATTGAAGGACCGTGCCGCGCTTGTACAGAAGGCGGTCAAGGTCATAGTTCGTCGCAGCGAAGAAATAGCAGCCACGTCGATGTCGGAGACCGGCCGTACGGCCCAGGAGACACTGGCCATGGAGGTGCTCGCCGCCTGCGACGCACTGACCTGGGCTGCCAAGCGCGCGCCCAGGGTGCTGCGCGATCGGCGTCGCTGGATGCACCTGCTCGGACCCATGAAGAGCCTGCACCTGTTGCACAGGCCACTCGGCGTAGTGGGAGTCATAACGCCATGGAACGGCCCCTTTATCCTGTCGGTCAATCCCGTGGCCCAGGCCTTGCTGGCGGGTAACGCGGTGCTGCTCAAGCCGTCGGAAGTCACGCCCAATACGGGCGCGCTGGTGGGCTCGATTTTCGAGGAAGCCGGTCTACCGCCGGGCGTACTGCAGGTGTTGCCGGGTGACGGAGAAACCGGCGCTGCGCTGGTAGACGCCGACGTCGACAAGATATCGTTCACCGGCAGCGTGCGCACCGGCCGCAAGATTGGCGAGGCTTGTGGGCGAAGGCTCATCCCCTGCACACTGGAGCTGGGCGGCAAGGACCCGGCCATCGTTTGCGCTGACGCCAATCTCGACAGGGCAGCCGCGGGCACCGTGTTCGGGGCCTGCATGAACGCCGGGCAGGTCTGCATGGCGGTGGAGCGCATCTACGTTGTCGAGGACATATACGACGAATTCGTCGACAAGGTCGTCGAGTACTGCAGTTCTATAACACCCGGCGGCGACGCCGATATGGGGCCTATAATCTGGCCACCTCAGCTGGAAGTCATCGAGAGTCACCTCGCCGACGCGCTGGAGAAAGGCGCGACGGTGGTGCTCGGGGGAGGGCGGGTGAAGGATATCGACGGTTTGTATTTTGAGCCCACCGTCGTCACCGGCGTGACCCACGACATGGCCTTGATGAAAGAAGAGACGTTCGGGCCTGTGGTAGCGGTGATGAAAGTGAGCGGCGAAGAAGAGGCCCTGCGCCTGGCAAACGACAGCGACTACGGCCTGAGCTCGAGCGTGTGGACGGGCGACAAGCGCAAGGGGCTCGCGCTGGCCAGGCAGATCGAATCGGGATCGGCCTGTGTGAACGATTCCGAGATCGTCTACGGAGTCACCGAGGCCCCCTTCGGCGGACTCAAGCAGAGCGGCGTGGGCTCGGTTAACTCAGAGAGCGGGTTGCTTGGATACAGTCACCTGATGCCGGTTGTCATCGACCGCTTTAACAACGACCGCGAGCAGATGTGGTACCCGTTTGATGCCAAGGGCGCCGACGGTATGCGCAAGGCGATCAACTTTCTCTGGAACACCCCGATCGGGAGGTGGCTGTCGTGA
- a CDS encoding oxidoreductase, whose amino-acid sequence MKALVFENKVLRTVATALLSRAWPAACVGPTSPLQLRELAEPELPGAKWLRLQTRLCGLCGSDYKQVFLNGSIDNPMTSLISFPQVLGHEVVGVVRDCGNEVGGIEPGDRVLLNPWLSCEPRGLEPCRWCALGELAQCENFERGLLAPGIHHGNSADAHGGFAESLVAHRSQCFVLPPDISDEQAVLADPFSVSLHATLLRPPPDDGCVLVYGCGTLGLCHVAALRLLWPDCRVLAVARFPQQARLAAQLGAQVVIDHKPELSLIERVADETRSPLRRPWRGLPMLTGGVDVVYDTVGMPSTLEVGLRVARPHAAVVVTGVEKSARFEWTPLYFKEIALVGSSGFGHETVNGSRRHAFEHYIDWTREGRLDLSPLITHRFGLAEYREAFMACRRQDRSEAVKVLFEFPA is encoded by the coding sequence ATGAAAGCGCTGGTATTCGAAAACAAGGTCTTGCGCACGGTCGCCACCGCCCTGCTCTCGCGCGCCTGGCCGGCCGCCTGCGTGGGGCCGACCTCCCCACTGCAACTACGCGAGTTGGCCGAGCCCGAGCTGCCCGGTGCCAAGTGGCTGCGCCTTCAGACACGACTGTGCGGGCTGTGCGGCAGCGACTACAAACAGGTGTTTCTCAACGGCTCGATCGACAACCCCATGACCTCGCTCATATCCTTTCCCCAGGTACTGGGCCACGAGGTTGTAGGCGTGGTGCGTGACTGCGGCAACGAGGTCGGCGGCATTGAGCCGGGCGACCGCGTGCTGCTCAACCCGTGGTTGTCCTGTGAACCTCGCGGGCTCGAGCCCTGCCGCTGGTGCGCGCTTGGTGAGTTGGCGCAGTGCGAAAACTTTGAACGCGGCTTGCTGGCGCCCGGCATTCACCACGGCAACAGCGCCGATGCCCACGGGGGCTTTGCCGAATCGCTGGTGGCCCACCGCTCGCAGTGCTTCGTATTACCCCCCGATATCAGCGACGAGCAGGCCGTACTCGCCGATCCTTTCTCGGTATCGCTGCACGCCACGCTATTGCGACCACCCCCCGATGACGGTTGCGTGCTGGTGTACGGCTGCGGCACGCTGGGGCTGTGCCATGTGGCAGCGCTGAGGCTTCTGTGGCCGGACTGCCGCGTGTTGGCCGTAGCACGTTTTCCGCAGCAGGCCCGCCTCGCCGCCCAACTGGGCGCCCAGGTTGTAATCGACCACAAGCCCGAGCTCTCCTTGATTGAACGGGTAGCCGACGAGACCAGGAGCCCCCTGCGCAGGCCCTGGCGGGGGCTACCCATGCTGACCGGCGGCGTCGACGTGGTCTACGACACGGTCGGAATGCCCTCGACACTGGAAGTCGGACTGAGAGTGGCGCGCCCGCACGCTGCGGTAGTGGTCACGGGCGTGGAGAAGTCCGCGCGCTTCGAGTGGACGCCGCTCTATTTCAAGGAGATTGCCCTCGTCGGCTCCAGTGGCTTCGGCCATGAAACCGTAAATGGCTCACGTCGGCACGCCTTTGAGCATTACATCGACTGGACGCGCGAGGGCCGCCTCGACCTCAGCCCCTTGATCACCCACCGTTTTGGCCTGGCCGAGTACCGCGAGGCGTTCATGGCCTGCAGACGACAGGACCGCAGCGAGGCGGTGAAGGTTTTGTTCGAGTTCCCGGCCTGA
- a CDS encoding HAD family hydrolase — protein MQRQQSKCNGVVFDLDGTLIDSLADLANSSNEVLAGMGYPVHAHEAYRYFVGEGIVLLMARALPAHAAADPRVIERCVGAVRKVYARRCREHTRPYPGIKAMLAELGSRGVPFAVLSNKPDYYTRRLVRELFGRFSFAAVVGARDDVPRKPSPVSARRVAARLQLPAHRCLLVGDTPTDLATARSAGMMPVGVEWGFRDRRELLDAGAAVVLARPSGLIDLA, from the coding sequence GTGCAGCGACAACAATCCAAGTGTAACGGGGTCGTGTTTGATCTCGACGGAACTCTCATTGACTCGCTGGCCGATCTGGCCAATTCCAGCAACGAAGTGCTGGCGGGCATGGGATATCCGGTTCACGCCCACGAGGCGTATCGCTACTTCGTGGGCGAGGGGATCGTCCTGCTCATGGCCCGGGCACTGCCCGCGCATGCGGCGGCAGACCCGAGGGTAATTGAGCGCTGCGTTGGCGCGGTTCGCAAAGTTTACGCCCGCCGCTGTCGAGAGCACACCAGGCCTTACCCCGGCATAAAGGCCATGCTCGCCGAGCTGGGCTCTCGCGGGGTCCCGTTTGCCGTGCTGTCCAACAAGCCCGACTACTATACCCGTCGGCTGGTACGCGAACTTTTCGGAAGGTTTTCTTTCGCGGCGGTCGTCGGAGCCCGGGATGATGTGCCCCGCAAGCCGTCGCCGGTTTCGGCCAGGCGGGTGGCCGCGCGCCTGCAGCTGCCGGCCCATCGTTGCCTGCTCGTGGGCGACACCCCCACCGATCTCGCCACCGCCAGATCTGCCGGCATGATGCCGGTCGGGGTCGAGTGGGGATTCAGGGACCGAAGAGAGCTTCTTGATGCGGGGGCCGCCGTGGTGCTCGCGCGGCCCTCAGGATTGATCGACCTGGCCTGA
- a CDS encoding LLM class F420-dependent oxidoreductase, translating to MKFGLQLGYWMMGPEDPIELVKLAEDVGFDSVWTAEAYGSDAISYLSWVGARTSRIKLGTSVVQISARTPACTAMTAMTMDHLSGGRLILGIGVSGPQVVEGWYGQPFPRPMARTREFIELLRTMLKREGPVTFDGNHYQLPLEGGSGLGKALKLINKPLRADLPIYLGAEGPKNVKMATEICDGWLPLFISPDSFDIYADSLENLRPGFEIACPVQVVINDDLEQALSTVKFMLAFYIGGMGAKGRNFHKELIGRLGFADAAEKIQSLFFEGKRDEAVAAVPDALADAVSLAGSRERILDRLQAWEESPVTTILVGTRDPEVVKLLGESG from the coding sequence GTGAAGTTCGGACTGCAGCTGGGCTACTGGATGATGGGACCCGAGGATCCCATCGAGTTGGTAAAGCTGGCCGAGGACGTTGGCTTTGACTCGGTGTGGACGGCCGAGGCCTATGGCTCGGACGCGATCTCGTACCTGAGCTGGGTAGGAGCGCGCACCAGCCGCATAAAGCTGGGCACCTCGGTGGTGCAGATATCGGCGCGCACGCCAGCCTGCACGGCGATGACCGCCATGACGATGGACCACCTGTCGGGTGGCCGCCTCATCCTGGGCATCGGCGTGTCGGGTCCGCAGGTCGTGGAGGGCTGGTACGGGCAACCGTTTCCGCGGCCGATGGCCCGCACCCGCGAGTTCATAGAGTTGCTGCGCACGATGCTCAAGCGCGAGGGCCCGGTGACCTTCGACGGCAACCACTACCAACTGCCGCTCGAAGGCGGCAGCGGCCTCGGAAAAGCGCTCAAACTCATCAACAAGCCCCTGCGCGCCGACCTGCCGATCTACCTGGGCGCCGAGGGCCCGAAAAACGTGAAGATGGCGACCGAGATCTGCGACGGTTGGCTGCCTTTGTTCATATCGCCCGACAGCTTTGACATCTACGCTGACTCGCTTGAGAACCTGCGTCCTGGTTTCGAGATCGCCTGTCCGGTGCAGGTGGTCATCAATGATGATCTTGAGCAGGCCCTTTCGACGGTCAAGTTCATGCTGGCTTTCTACATAGGCGGCATGGGCGCCAAGGGGCGCAATTTTCACAAGGAACTGATCGGCAGGCTGGGCTTTGCCGACGCGGCCGAAAAGATTCAATCCTTGTTTTTCGAAGGCAAACGCGACGAAGCGGTGGCCGCAGTGCCCGACGCGTTGGCCGATGCGGTGTCGTTGGCCGGTTCCCGCGAACGGATCCTCGACCGCCTGCAGGCCTGGGAGGAGAGCCCGGTCACGACTATCCTCGTTGGCACTCGGGATCCCGAGGTCGTCAAGCTGCTCGGCGAGAGCGGCTGA